In a genomic window of Flavobacteriales bacterium:
- the idi gene encoding isopentenyl-diphosphate Delta-isomerase produces the protein MQDQALNEDQVVLVNERDEAIGTMGKLRAHQEGALHRAFSVFLFDDQGRLLLQRRSPGKYHSAGLWTNTCCSHPRPGEPVAVAARRRLVEEMGISVEVEHRFSFLYKARFDNGLHEHELDHVFFGSFSGRPNPAADEADGWDYLHPDRLGADLEAHPERYTVWLRECWSRVRAELARKAA, from the coding sequence GATCAGGTGGTGCTGGTGAACGAGCGCGACGAGGCGATCGGCACCATGGGCAAATTGCGCGCGCACCAGGAAGGCGCGCTGCACCGGGCCTTCTCGGTGTTCCTCTTCGATGACCAGGGCCGCTTGCTGCTGCAGCGCCGCTCTCCGGGCAAGTACCACAGCGCCGGCCTGTGGACCAACACCTGCTGCAGTCATCCGCGTCCGGGCGAGCCCGTGGCGGTTGCCGCGCGCCGCCGCCTCGTTGAGGAGATGGGCATCAGCGTAGAGGTCGAGCACCGCTTCAGCTTCCTGTACAAGGCCCGCTTCGACAATGGCCTGCACGAGCATGAACTGGACCATGTGTTCTTCGGCTCCTTCTCCGGCCGGCCGAACCCCGCCGCCGACGAGGCTGATGGGTGGGACTATTTGCATCCGGACAGGCTGGGGGCCGACCTCGAGGCGCATCCGGAGCGCTACACCGTGTGGCTCCGCGAATGCTGGTCTCGCGTGCGCGCCGAACTGGCCCGCAAGGCCGCCTGA
- the folE gene encoding GTP cyclohydrolase I FolE, with protein sequence MLMKKNGAVIPFALPLEEPERGQIAAAIDTPMRSDAFKLAPEEKIARIEHHFRGIMETLGLDLADDSLQGTPKRVAKMFVNEVFNGLDPGTKPEPTLFANKFGYKGMLVERGITVHSFCEHHFVPIIGKAAVAYFSSGQVIGLSKLDRIVKYYAARPQVQERLTEQIAAELKRVLRTEDVAVLIDAEHMCVKLRGVKDECSSTVTCHFSGRFDDAAVRSEFLTCVRN encoded by the coding sequence ATGCTGATGAAGAAGAACGGCGCGGTGATCCCTTTCGCCCTGCCCCTGGAAGAACCGGAGCGCGGGCAGATAGCGGCGGCCATCGACACCCCGATGCGTTCTGATGCCTTCAAGCTCGCTCCAGAGGAGAAGATCGCGCGCATCGAGCATCACTTCCGCGGCATCATGGAAACCCTTGGGCTCGACCTCGCGGACGACAGCCTGCAGGGCACGCCCAAGCGCGTGGCGAAGATGTTCGTGAACGAGGTCTTCAATGGCTTGGATCCGGGGACCAAGCCGGAGCCCACCCTCTTCGCCAACAAGTTCGGCTACAAGGGCATGCTGGTGGAACGCGGCATCACCGTGCATAGCTTCTGCGAGCACCATTTCGTGCCCATCATCGGCAAGGCCGCGGTAGCCTATTTCAGCAGCGGCCAGGTCATCGGCCTCAGCAAGCTCGACCGCATCGTGAAGTATTACGCCGCCCGACCGCAGGTGCAGGAGCGCCTCACTGAGCAGATCGCAGCCGAATTGAAGCGGGTGCTGCGCACCGAGGACGTGGCCGTGCTGATCGATGCAGAGCACATGTGCGTGAAACTGCGAGGCGTGAAGGATGAATGCAGCAGCACGGTAACATGCCACTTCAGCGGACGCTTCGATGATGCGGCGGTGCGCTCCGAGTTCCTGACCTGCGTGCGCAACTAG
- a CDS encoding deoxyribodipyrimidine photo-lyase: protein MAPKPRLSIHWFRRDLRLEDNHGLFRAFRDHGDVLPLFIFDTEILDKLEDKADRRVDFIHRALRGIQAELAKRGSSLLVEHGKPIEVWNRLLDRFDITAVTTNHDHEPYAIARDAAVGELLAARGIPFRTFKDISIFERGEVRKDDEGPYTVYTPYMRRWRGLFTPEMAAPHPSEDLLNRLWRTEPMTMPSLEQMGFLSTDLQAPPIGLNERLLTNYERTRDTPSIIGTSRMSTHLRFGTVSVRELVRRSLKSSPKYLNELIWREFYMQILWHFPNSGNAFKPAYDRIVWRNDETEFSIWCEGRTGYPLVDAGMRELAATGLMHNRVRMVVASFLTKHLLIDWRWGEAWFAAKLLDFELSSNNGGWQWASGSGCDAAPYFRVFNPRLQQERFDPQLNYVKRWVPEYGSANYARPMVVHEAARDRVLRVFKEALSGAGKASDQQTNLFA from the coding sequence GTGGCCCCCAAGCCCCGCCTCAGCATCCACTGGTTCCGCCGCGACCTGCGGCTCGAGGACAACCACGGGCTGTTCCGCGCGTTCCGCGATCACGGCGACGTGCTGCCGCTCTTCATCTTCGACACGGAGATCCTCGACAAGCTCGAGGACAAAGCCGATCGCCGTGTCGATTTCATCCACCGCGCGCTTCGTGGCATTCAAGCAGAACTGGCGAAGCGCGGCTCTTCGCTGCTGGTGGAGCACGGCAAGCCCATCGAGGTGTGGAATCGGCTGCTGGATCGCTTCGACATCACCGCTGTCACCACGAATCACGACCACGAGCCCTATGCCATCGCTCGGGACGCCGCTGTGGGCGAGCTGCTTGCCGCGCGCGGGATCCCCTTCCGCACGTTCAAGGACATCAGCATCTTCGAGCGCGGCGAGGTGAGGAAGGACGATGAAGGGCCTTACACCGTGTACACGCCGTACATGCGGAGATGGCGGGGGCTCTTCACTCCCGAGATGGCGGCGCCCCACCCCAGCGAAGACCTCTTGAACCGCCTTTGGAGGACGGAGCCCATGACCATGCCGTCATTGGAGCAGATGGGCTTCTTGTCCACAGACCTTCAGGCCCCGCCCATCGGCTTGAACGAGAGGCTGCTCACCAACTACGAACGGACTCGAGACACGCCCAGCATCATCGGCACCAGCCGCATGAGCACCCATCTGCGCTTCGGCACGGTGAGCGTGCGCGAGCTGGTGCGTCGTAGCCTGAAGTCGAGCCCCAAGTACCTGAACGAGCTCATCTGGCGCGAGTTCTACATGCAGATCCTCTGGCACTTCCCGAATTCAGGGAACGCCTTCAAGCCAGCCTACGACCGGATCGTTTGGAGGAACGACGAAACGGAATTCTCGATTTGGTGCGAAGGGCGCACTGGCTATCCGCTGGTGGATGCAGGCATGCGTGAATTGGCCGCTACCGGCCTGATGCACAACCGGGTGCGGATGGTGGTGGCCAGCTTCCTCACCAAGCACCTGCTCATCGACTGGCGCTGGGGCGAGGCCTGGTTCGCGGCCAAACTGCTCGACTTCGAGCTCAGCAGCAACAATGGAGGCTGGCAATGGGCCTCAGGATCAGGCTGTGACGCGGCGCCCTACTTCCGGGTTTTCAACCCCCGATTACAGCAGGAGCGCTTCGACCCTCAGTTAAACTATGTAAAGCGCTGGGTGCCAGAGTACGGATCGGCCAACTATGCGCGTCCTATGGTTGTTCATGAAGCAGCGCGCGACCGGGTCTTACGGGTCTTCAAGGAAGCCCTGTCAGGCGCGGGAAAAGCGAGCGACCAGCAAACCAATCTCTTCGCATAG
- a CDS encoding SRPBCC family protein, giving the protein MAKHVLERSQLLRTTLSEAWEFFSTPRNLARITPIEMGFAIREPFDERPAFSGQLITYTVKPLFGIPLTWVTRIEQVQAPYKFVDTQLRGPYRRWWHEHSFEEVEGGVLMRDRVEYELPLGPLGELMHDWVVKGRLKRIFDHRWAVLEALFGPAANRSVDLNVPRA; this is encoded by the coding sequence ATGGCCAAGCATGTCCTTGAGCGCAGCCAATTGCTCAGGACCACGCTGAGCGAGGCTTGGGAGTTCTTCAGCACGCCCCGTAATCTCGCGCGGATCACGCCCATTGAAATGGGCTTCGCCATCCGCGAGCCTTTCGATGAGCGCCCGGCCTTTTCCGGGCAGCTCATCACCTACACGGTGAAGCCGCTGTTCGGCATCCCGCTCACATGGGTCACGCGCATCGAACAAGTGCAGGCCCCTTACAAGTTCGTGGACACCCAGTTGCGCGGCCCTTACAGGCGTTGGTGGCACGAGCACAGCTTCGAGGAAGTGGAAGGCGGAGTGCTCATGCGTGACCGGGTGGAGTACGAGCTGCCGCTGGGGCCATTGGGAGAGCTCATGCACGATTGGGTGGTGAAAGGCCGCCTGAAGCGCATCTTCGATCACCGCTGGGCCGTGCTCGAAGCGCTCTTCGGCCCTGCAGCGAACAGGAGCGTGGACCTGAACGTTCCCCGAGCATGA
- a CDS encoding sterol desaturase family protein, which yields MSIWAIIAIVFGTAAFMEFVAWATHKFVMHGFLWNLHSDHHKKDHYNFIERNDSFFLIFAVPSMGCFIAGSVLGLHTPWLWIGLGILIYGILYFFVHEVFIHQRIKWLRNTSNPYFLAIRRAHKAHHKHLGKEHGECFGMLVVPFKYYREAKRMLAQKAAA from the coding sequence ATGAGCATCTGGGCCATCATCGCCATCGTATTCGGCACGGCAGCCTTCATGGAGTTCGTGGCTTGGGCCACGCACAAGTTCGTGATGCACGGCTTCCTCTGGAACCTGCACAGCGATCACCACAAGAAGGACCACTACAACTTCATCGAGCGCAACGACAGCTTCTTCCTGATCTTCGCTGTGCCGTCGATGGGCTGCTTCATCGCGGGCAGCGTGCTTGGCCTGCATACCCCCTGGCTCTGGATAGGCTTGGGCATCCTCATCTACGGAATCCTCTACTTCTTCGTGCACGAGGTCTTCATCCACCAGCGCATCAAGTGGCTGCGGAATACGAGCAATCCGTACTTCCTCGCCATCCGCCGCGCGCACAAAGCGCATCACAAGCACTTGGGCAAGGAGCACGGCGAGTGCTTCGGCATGCTGGTGGTGCCCTTCAAGTATTACCGCGAGGCCAAGCGCATGCTGGCGCAGAAGGCGGCGGCCTGA
- a CDS encoding TonB family protein: MKRQLLQFAICAWIPAFAQAQTEGSCMAQGGRAALDKLFEQELGFPAVALEAGFKGEVVIASSLAPDGSVKSIKVGKSLSLECDQEALRLARMILWRPVTAGESCSSSEIFLAIPFEPGKYKRWLKDRLPRTGERFGFPADTSLAVLSPKQLDSQVAPSIPGGMAGLPAYIGKEMRYPNEAMRYSLEGTVKAEFVVEPTGSISNMHVLQSVGGGCTDEALRLLYRIPWTPALKDGKRVRSVLQVPIRFDLPKQRQ, from the coding sequence ATGAAACGCCAACTCCTTCAATTCGCGATCTGCGCCTGGATCCCGGCATTCGCCCAAGCACAAACCGAGGGCAGCTGCATGGCCCAAGGCGGGCGAGCGGCCCTCGATAAACTCTTCGAGCAGGAACTGGGGTTCCCGGCCGTTGCGCTCGAAGCTGGCTTCAAAGGCGAAGTGGTGATAGCATCGAGCCTCGCTCCAGATGGATCGGTGAAGTCGATCAAAGTGGGCAAATCCCTGTCTCTTGAATGCGACCAGGAAGCACTCCGTTTAGCCCGGATGATACTCTGGCGCCCGGTCACTGCCGGGGAATCGTGCAGCAGCTCCGAGATCTTCCTGGCCATCCCCTTCGAGCCGGGCAAATACAAGCGCTGGCTCAAGGACCGCCTCCCTCGAACCGGCGAGCGCTTCGGATTTCCTGCTGATACGAGCCTTGCCGTGCTCAGCCCCAAGCAGCTCGATTCGCAAGTGGCGCCTTCGATCCCGGGCGGCATGGCGGGGCTCCCTGCCTACATCGGCAAGGAGATGCGTTACCCCAATGAGGCCATGCGCTACAGCCTCGAAGGCACCGTGAAAGCGGAATTCGTGGTGGAGCCCACGGGGAGCATCAGCAACATGCATGTGCTGCAATCGGTGGGCGGCGGCTGCACCGATGAAGCGCTTCGGCTGCTCTATCGCATTCCGTGGACACCCGCACTGAAAGACGGCAAGCGCGTGCGCAGCGTACTTCAAGTGCCGATCCGCTTCGATCTGCCCAAGCAGCGGCAGTGA
- a CDS encoding Smr/MutS family protein: MAAVKLQQGDRVSFIDDVGGGVVLRAGRPGHVLLRTDDGFELEVPEKRLVRVAEGSRAAHLRVSDHAVGMRVANELLEEKRRSRSPIRPGKTPKKPEDNSVAEVDLHLHELVEDETRLSDGEKLEYQIRYFERALESAIRNGKRKLIVIHGVGEGVLREEVRKMLQYYDGVRFHDADMRRYGVGATEVEILRGRG; the protein is encoded by the coding sequence ATGGCAGCGGTAAAGTTGCAGCAAGGCGACCGTGTCTCGTTCATCGATGACGTGGGCGGTGGGGTGGTGCTGCGGGCCGGACGTCCGGGCCATGTGCTGCTGCGCACCGATGACGGTTTCGAGTTGGAGGTGCCGGAAAAACGGTTGGTGCGAGTGGCCGAAGGTTCACGTGCTGCCCATTTGCGCGTGAGCGACCATGCCGTGGGCATGCGCGTGGCCAATGAACTGCTCGAGGAGAAGCGCCGCAGCAGATCGCCGATCCGTCCCGGCAAGACGCCGAAGAAGCCCGAGGACAACAGCGTGGCCGAGGTGGACCTTCACCTGCACGAGCTGGTGGAGGACGAAACAAGGTTGAGCGACGGCGAGAAGCTCGAGTACCAGATCCGCTACTTCGAGCGGGCCCTGGAGAGCGCCATCCGCAACGGCAAGCGAAAGCTCATCGTCATACACGGCGTTGGAGAAGGCGTGCTGCGCGAAGAGGTGCGGAAGATGCTCCAGTATTACGATGGCGTCCGTTTCCATGATGCCGACATGCGGCGCTATGGCGTGGGGGCAACGGAGGTTGAGATACTCAGGGGAAGGGGCTGA
- the trxB gene encoding thioredoxin-disulfide reductase, with amino-acid sequence MSTSPEHVHCLIIGSGPAGYSAAIYAARADLKPLMIEGPLPGGQLTQTTEVDNYPGYPKGRTGPEMMEDLKMQALRFETRIRNGWVTKVDFSGPVHKVWVDEKEEIHADTVIISTGASAKWLGLPNEIRLRDIGGGVTACAVCDGFFYRGQSVVLVGAGDSACEEATYLAKLCPKVYMLVRKDHFKASKAMVHRVESTPNIEVLFNTEVKDVLGEHAVEGVLTINKVSGEERRLDVTGLFIAIGHTPATEIFKGQLEMDEAGYLKHDPDRTSTKVPGVFVAGDCADKVYRQAVTSAGSGCMAALDAERWLAAQGKH; translated from the coding sequence ATGAGCACTTCGCCTGAGCACGTCCATTGCCTGATCATTGGATCAGGGCCGGCCGGTTATTCCGCCGCCATCTACGCAGCACGCGCAGACCTGAAGCCCTTGATGATCGAAGGACCGCTGCCCGGCGGCCAGCTCACGCAGACCACTGAAGTGGACAACTATCCCGGCTACCCGAAAGGACGGACCGGTCCGGAGATGATGGAGGACCTGAAGATGCAAGCCCTTCGTTTCGAGACCCGAATCCGCAACGGATGGGTGACCAAAGTCGATTTCAGCGGCCCAGTGCACAAGGTCTGGGTGGATGAGAAGGAGGAAATCCACGCCGATACGGTGATCATCAGCACCGGCGCGAGCGCGAAGTGGCTGGGGCTGCCCAACGAGATCCGCCTGCGCGACATCGGTGGCGGGGTAACGGCCTGCGCCGTGTGCGATGGCTTCTTCTATCGCGGCCAGAGCGTGGTGCTCGTGGGCGCCGGCGATAGCGCGTGCGAAGAGGCCACCTACCTCGCCAAGCTCTGCCCCAAGGTGTACATGCTCGTGCGCAAGGACCACTTCAAGGCCAGCAAGGCAATGGTGCACCGCGTGGAGAGCACGCCGAACATCGAGGTGCTCTTCAACACCGAGGTGAAGGATGTGCTGGGCGAACATGCGGTTGAAGGCGTGCTCACCATCAACAAGGTGAGCGGCGAAGAGCGTAGGCTCGATGTCACAGGCCTTTTCATAGCCATTGGCCATACCCCTGCCACGGAGATCTTCAAGGGCCAGCTCGAGATGGATGAGGCCGGCTACCTGAAGCACGATCCCGACCGCACCAGCACCAAGGTGCCCGGCGTATTCGTCGCTGGTGACTGCGCCGACAAGGTGTACCGCCAAGCGGTGACCAGTGCTGGCAGCGGCTGCATGGCGGCCTTGGATGCGGAGCGCTGGCTCGCCGCACAAGGCAAGCACTGA
- a CDS encoding DUF4249 domain-containing protein has product MELQILSARPSLLIAAMGLLLAGCDKEINVDLPETESKVVVEGNIETGQAPIVFLTRTQSFFAPTSVASIAGTYISDAVVTVNDGDSTYTLTRLCSDLIPDSLIDEVAAQTGVSADLLRAARICAWTFLNNELLGEEGRTYSLRVETEGKTLTSVTTIPHGVALDSAWFKLDDPSPNADDSLGFLWARLSDPDTAGNAYRWFARRINLGADGQPKDSRFISPFFGVFEDRYIDGLTLDFNYNRGNEPYSQAEDDINEERGYFKRGDTVVVKFSSIGLNEFRFFNSFANNASSQGDVFSNPSNIRSNIDGGLGAWVGYAPRFRTVVCQP; this is encoded by the coding sequence ATGGAACTTCAAATTCTGAGCGCCAGGCCATCGCTCCTAATCGCAGCGATGGGCCTGCTCCTTGCGGGCTGCGACAAAGAGATCAACGTGGACCTTCCGGAGACCGAATCGAAGGTGGTGGTGGAAGGCAACATCGAAACGGGACAAGCCCCCATCGTCTTCCTCACGCGCACCCAGAGCTTCTTCGCTCCCACCAGCGTGGCCAGCATCGCAGGCACCTACATCAGCGATGCCGTGGTCACCGTGAACGACGGCGACAGCACCTACACCCTCACGCGGCTCTGCAGCGACCTGATCCCCGACTCGCTCATCGATGAGGTGGCCGCGCAGACCGGCGTGAGCGCCGACCTGCTGCGCGCTGCGCGGATCTGCGCATGGACCTTCCTGAACAACGAATTGCTGGGTGAAGAGGGCCGCACCTACAGCCTGCGCGTGGAAACCGAAGGAAAGACGCTCACGAGCGTGACCACCATCCCGCATGGCGTTGCCCTTGATAGCGCTTGGTTCAAACTGGACGATCCTTCCCCGAATGCCGATGATTCGCTCGGCTTCCTTTGGGCTCGCCTGAGCGACCCCGATACCGCAGGCAATGCCTATCGGTGGTTCGCCCGCCGCATCAACCTTGGTGCCGATGGCCAACCGAAGGATTCGCGCTTCATCTCGCCATTCTTCGGCGTTTTCGAGGACCGATACATCGACGGCCTCACCCTCGACTTCAACTACAACCGCGGCAATGAACCGTACAGCCAGGCAGAGGACGACATCAACGAGGAGCGAGGCTATTTCAAGCGCGGCGATACCGTTGTTGTCAAGTTCTCGAGCATCGGCCTGAACGAGTTCCGGTTCTTCAACTCCTTCGCCAACAACGCCTCCTCGCAGGGTGATGTGTTCAGCAACCCCTCGAATATCCGCAGCAACATCGACGGTGGCCTGGGCGCGTGGGTCGGATACGCCCCACGCTTCCGCACCGTGGTGTGCCAGCCGTGA
- a CDS encoding TonB-dependent receptor — translation MTLRQLLAGYALLLPFFISAQKQVTISGYVKDATSGEALIGANVYLKETMRGAATNVYGYYVLNVEPGTHTVAMSYIGYEDFTRNVTLSADLKLNIEARPKAILAQEVEIVGERKQENTEDTRMGTVDLDVQRLQTLPALLGEVDILKTIQFLPGVQNNGEGNSGFYVRGGGPDQNLILLDNATVYNASHLFGFFSVFNADAVKNIELIKGGMPANYGGRISSVLDINMKEGNEKRFQAQGGIGLIASRLTIEGPIVKDKASFIVSGRRTYIDVLTKPFINESSPFGGSGYYFYDLNAKANYTFSDKDRLFVSGYFGRDVFSLQRGGSGGPGIRIPWGNSTLSARWNHVFGPKLFLNTTATFSDYSFLFDAAQDQFRFKLFSGIKDYGLKADLGHYPNGRHRLKYGAQYIYHVYTTSTVDVSSGETQFNIDTPPKLHAHESAVYALDEIDLTDALRINLGLRFSRFDHVGPYTRYIVDERGRSVGKEEIAPGAPIHTYQALEPRISLRYRTGRTSSIKASFNQGQQYVHLASFSSTALPTDVWIPSSTRVKPQIGTQYAAGYFRNFLDDLIEASVEGYYKDFKNLIEYADGASPQDNGNTNYDQQLVFGNGYSYGAELFVKKRTGKLTGWLGYTWSRTMRSFPDINNGDEFPSRWDRRHDLSIVATYEHNKRWTFGGAFVYATGQAVTIPVNRYFVEGQLVSEYTERNGYRMAPFHRLDLSATLNGRETREVKDPATGETKVVPKKLVSSWNFGVYNAYNRQNPYFIYFDTAGNPSDGSFQVVAKQVSLFSILPSITWNFKF, via the coding sequence ATGACGCTGCGCCAACTCCTTGCGGGCTATGCCCTTCTTCTCCCCTTCTTCATCAGCGCCCAGAAACAGGTCACCATCAGTGGCTACGTGAAGGATGCCACCAGCGGAGAGGCGCTGATCGGCGCTAACGTGTACCTCAAGGAGACCATGCGCGGCGCGGCTACCAACGTGTATGGCTACTATGTGCTCAATGTGGAACCCGGCACGCATACCGTGGCCATGAGCTACATCGGGTACGAGGACTTCACCAGGAACGTGACGCTCAGCGCCGACCTCAAGCTGAACATCGAGGCGCGACCGAAGGCCATCCTCGCCCAGGAAGTGGAGATCGTGGGCGAGCGCAAGCAGGAGAACACCGAGGATACGCGGATGGGCACCGTTGACCTCGACGTGCAGCGCCTGCAGACCCTGCCGGCCCTTCTCGGCGAAGTGGACATCCTGAAGACGATCCAGTTCCTGCCCGGCGTTCAGAACAACGGCGAAGGAAACAGCGGCTTCTATGTGCGCGGCGGCGGACCGGACCAGAACCTGATCCTGCTCGATAATGCCACGGTGTACAATGCCAGCCATCTGTTCGGCTTCTTCAGCGTGTTCAATGCCGATGCGGTGAAGAACATCGAGCTGATCAAGGGCGGCATGCCCGCCAACTACGGCGGGCGGATCTCCTCGGTGCTCGACATCAACATGAAGGAGGGCAATGAGAAGCGATTCCAGGCGCAGGGCGGCATCGGCCTGATCGCCAGCCGACTCACCATCGAAGGCCCCATCGTGAAGGACAAGGCCTCGTTCATCGTGAGCGGTCGCCGCACCTACATCGATGTGCTCACCAAGCCCTTCATCAACGAGAGCAGCCCCTTCGGGGGCAGCGGCTACTACTTCTACGACCTCAACGCCAAGGCCAACTACACCTTCAGCGACAAGGATCGATTGTTCGTGAGCGGCTATTTCGGGCGCGATGTGTTCTCCTTGCAGCGCGGCGGATCGGGCGGTCCCGGCATCCGGATCCCTTGGGGCAACAGCACCCTGAGCGCCCGCTGGAACCACGTCTTCGGCCCCAAGCTCTTCCTGAACACCACGGCCACCTTCAGCGACTACAGCTTCCTCTTCGACGCCGCACAGGACCAATTCCGCTTCAAGCTCTTCAGCGGCATCAAGGACTACGGCCTGAAGGCCGATCTGGGCCACTACCCCAACGGGAGGCACCGCCTCAAGTACGGCGCGCAGTACATCTATCACGTTTACACCACCAGCACGGTGGATGTGAGCAGCGGCGAAACGCAGTTCAACATCGATACGCCGCCCAAGCTGCACGCGCATGAGAGCGCCGTGTACGCCCTCGATGAGATCGACCTCACCGACGCGCTGCGCATCAATCTGGGCCTCCGCTTCAGCCGATTCGATCACGTGGGGCCCTACACCCGCTACATCGTTGACGAGCGCGGCCGTTCGGTCGGCAAGGAAGAGATCGCGCCGGGCGCCCCCATCCATACCTACCAGGCCCTGGAGCCGCGCATCAGCCTGCGCTACCGCACCGGCCGCACCAGCAGCATCAAGGCCTCCTTCAACCAAGGCCAGCAATACGTTCACCTGGCCAGCTTCAGCAGCACCGCACTGCCCACCGATGTGTGGATACCCAGCAGCACGCGCGTGAAACCGCAGATCGGCACCCAATACGCGGCCGGCTACTTCCGCAATTTCCTCGATGACCTGATCGAGGCCTCCGTGGAGGGCTATTACAAGGATTTCAAGAACCTGATCGAGTACGCCGATGGCGCAAGCCCTCAGGACAACGGCAACACCAATTACGACCAGCAGCTGGTCTTCGGCAACGGCTACAGCTACGGTGCTGAGCTCTTCGTGAAGAAGCGCACCGGCAAGCTCACCGGCTGGCTGGGCTACACCTGGAGCCGCACCATGCGCAGCTTCCCGGACATCAACAACGGCGATGAGTTCCCCAGCCGCTGGGACCGCCGGCACGACCTGAGCATCGTGGCCACCTACGAGCACAACAAGCGCTGGACCTTCGGCGGCGCCTTCGTTTACGCCACGGGCCAAGCCGTGACGATCCCCGTGAACCGCTACTTCGTGGAAGGCCAGCTCGTAAGCGAGTACACCGAGCGCAACGGCTACCGCATGGCCCCCTTCCACCGCCTTGATCTCAGCGCCACCCTCAACGGCCGAGAGACGCGCGAGGTGAAGGACCCCGCAACGGGCGAGACCAAGGTGGTGCCCAAGAAACTCGTGAGCAGCTGGAACTTCGGCGTGTACAACGCTTACAACCGGCAGAACCCCTACTTCATCTACTTCGACACCGCAGGCAACCCCAGCGATGGCAGCTTCCAGGTGGTGGCCAAGCAAGTGTCGCTCTTCTCCATACTCCCCTCCATCACATGGAACTTCAAATTCTGA